The window CTCGCCGATCAGGTCGAGCTGGGCCATCGCGATGGCGCTGCCGGTCTGCGTGGCCGGGCTGCTGTCCAGCGAGACCTTGGTGACGACGCCGATCTGCAGCGATGAGCCGACCCTGATGCCGAGAAATTTTCCGACGGTGGCGCGCATCGTGTCGTCAAGGCCCGGCGACGACGGCAGCCTGACGCTGACATTCGAACCGGAGACCGATATGACACGGCCTGACGCAAGACCGGCACCCGGGGGCCGATCGGTCGTGCTTCGAAGGTCAGGTGCTTGCATCGCGTCGCTCTTCTGGCTCGGTTGTCTGCAAATTGCAGCCGGCACTGTAGCGGCGTCGCCAGCGCTTTCCTGTTAAACGACAGGGTAAATCCCGCGTTGTGCATGTTTGCGCCGTCTTATTGTTAGCGAGGTATGAACGGTCGGTTTGAAACTACCGTTTTGGTGTCCCGTAAGGAGAATACAACTTTAATTTTGTGCAAGTTGAGACAGCGTCGGTCGCAATTCTCAACTTGCGGTGGCGGTACGCCGGTCACGACGGTGACAGCGCCACCAGGGCGGCCAGCGCCAGCAGCAATGCCGGCGGCATCACGATACAGCCGAGCCGCAGGAACTGCAGCGCCGAGACGTGCTCATTCTCGCGGCGCAGTGCGATCAGCCACAAAATGGTGGCGAGCGAACCGGTGACCGACAGATTGGGACCGAGATCGACCCCGATCAAAAGCGCGCCGGTGACATGGGCCGGCACCTGCGCGGCCTGGCCGGTGGTGGCGGCGATCAATCCCATCGGCAGATTGTTGATCAGGTTGGACGCAATGGCGACAACGATGCCGACGATCCCGGCGGTCGCTTGCGGCGAGGTGGATGCCGCGTCCTTCAAGAGAGCGGCCAGCGCCGGCAGCACGCCGGTGCGGTTCAGCGCCTCCACCAGGATGAACAGGCCGGCCACCAGCGGCAGCACCGACCAGGAAATATCCCTGAGGATCGGCAGCGGCGATTGCTTTCCGATCAGCACGACCAGGATCGCCACCACGGCGCCGGCAACGAAAGTCGGCAGGCCCAGCTCGCGATCCAGCGCCGATGCGACCAGCAGGATGACGGCGGTCGCTGCGATCCCGAGTGCGGCCAGCTTGCCGCCGAACGACAGCGGCGCGATGTCGTGGACCGTCGCAACCGGCGCATCCAGCGCGTGGCGTTGGGTCCAGCGCAAAGCGAGATAGGTCGCGACGATGGCCAGCACCGACGGCAGCGCGAACACCCGCAGCCATACCGGCAGCGGCGGCATCTGCGAGCCGAACACCACGAGATTGGCCGGGTTGGAAATCGGCAGCACGAAACTCGCCGCGTTGGCGATGAATGCGCAGATCAGCAGATACGGCAGCGGCTCGACTTTCGCGGCCCGGGTCGCGGCATAGACTGCCGGCGTGAGCACCACGGCGGTGGCGTCGTTGGAGAGAAACACCGTCACCAGCGTGCCGACCCCATAGACGATCAGGAACAGCCGTTTCGCCGAGCCGTCGGCATGGCGCACCGCCCAGGCCGCGAGCCAGTCGAACAGGCCTTCCTGGCGCGCGACCTCCGCCAGCAGCATCATGCCGATCAGGAAGAAATAGACGTCGAGCCCCTTGCCGGCGGCGGTCAGAGCCTCGCGCCACGGCAGCAGGTTCAGCAGCACCAGCAGCACGGCGCCGGCCAGCGCCCAGATGAATTCGGGCAGGCGCCAGGGGCGGATGATGACGCCGAAAGTGGCGAGGGCGGCGATGGTCCAGGTCAGGATATTCAAGGTGCTGAAATTCACAGGTTCGATTGTCGGCATCATCGGTCCGTTGAGCGCTCCCCACCGCGAGCGCTTTTTGCGGACTGGATGTGCCAGATTTCGGCGGCTGCGCGCAAGCCGCGGCCGACAACGCCGGTCGGGCAAAAAGGTTCGAGGCGAGGGAGCGCAAAATACATGGGGGAGGGCAACAGCTTCTCGAATTGCGCTATGCTGCTTCGATGAGCGACACGATTCCCGATGTCTACAGCGATCCCTTGGCGCACTGGTTCGTCACCGAGGCCTATCTGATCACCGACACGGTGGCCTTCATCACCGCGTCGGCCGAGCAGATCGTCGCCGCCGGCATCCCGCTGTACCGGATGGCCTACTTCCAGAACACCCTGCATCCGGAAATCTCCGGCAAGAGCTACATCTGGCGGCGAGGCAGTACGGCGGTGGCGGGGTCCGCGCCGCACGGGCCGGACACCGAGGAGGAGTATCGCAACAGCCCGATGCCGCCTGTGGTCGAGGAGCGCAAGACCATCCGCTTTCGCCTGGAAGAGATCGCGCTGGAGGACCTGACGTCGCCGGTGCTGCGCGACCTCAAGCGCGAAGGCTGCACCGATTATGTCGCCCAGCCGCTGGTGTTTTCCACCGGCCAGGTCGATGCGCTGAGCCTGGTGTCGGACCGTCCCGGCGGCTTCGACAACGCCGACCTGCGCCGGCTGTATCAGCTGCATTTCGCTTTCGCACGGATCACCGAGGTTCACACCCTGCGCGACACTGCCGAGTATCTGCTCAATGCCTATGTCGGCCGCGCGGCGGGGCGGCGGATTCTCGCCGGCGAGATCGTGCGCGGCACCGGGCAGACCATCGAGGCGGTGATCTGGTTCTGCGATCTGCGCGGCTTCACCGGCATCTCAGACCGGCTGCCGCGCGATGCCGTGATCGCGCTGCTCAACGATTATTTCGGCGCCATGGGCGCGGTGGTGACCGAAGCCGGCGGCGAAATCCTGAAGTTCATGGGCGACGGAATGCTGGCGATCTTCCCGGTGGAAGATCCCTCAGCGCGCGCCGCGATCGTGGCCCATGCGGTTCGCGCCTCCGGCGCGGCACGCCATGCCATCGCGGCGCTCAATCTCCATCGCAGCGAAGCCGGCACCCATCCGGTCGATTTCGGCCT is drawn from Bradyrhizobium prioriisuperbiae and contains these coding sequences:
- a CDS encoding arsenic transporter — its product is MMPTIEPVNFSTLNILTWTIAALATFGVIIRPWRLPEFIWALAGAVLLVLLNLLPWREALTAAGKGLDVYFFLIGMMLLAEVARQEGLFDWLAAWAVRHADGSAKRLFLIVYGVGTLVTVFLSNDATAVVLTPAVYAATRAAKVEPLPYLLICAFIANAASFVLPISNPANLVVFGSQMPPLPVWLRVFALPSVLAIVATYLALRWTQRHALDAPVATVHDIAPLSFGGKLAALGIAATAVILLVASALDRELGLPTFVAGAVVAILVVLIGKQSPLPILRDISWSVLPLVAGLFILVEALNRTGVLPALAALLKDAASTSPQATAGIVGIVVAIASNLINNLPMGLIAATTGQAAQVPAHVTGALLIGVDLGPNLSVTGSLATILWLIALRRENEHVSALQFLRLGCIVMPPALLLALAALVALSPS
- a CDS encoding adenylate/guanylate cyclase domain-containing protein — encoded protein: MSDTIPDVYSDPLAHWFVTEAYLITDTVAFITASAEQIVAAGIPLYRMAYFQNTLHPEISGKSYIWRRGSTAVAGSAPHGPDTEEEYRNSPMPPVVEERKTIRFRLEEIALEDLTSPVLRDLKREGCTDYVAQPLVFSTGQVDALSLVSDRPGGFDNADLRRLYQLHFAFARITEVHTLRDTAEYLLNAYVGRAAGRRILAGEIVRGTGQTIEAVIWFCDLRGFTGISDRLPRDAVIALLNDYFGAMGAVVTEAGGEILKFMGDGMLAIFPVEDPSARAAIVAHAVRASGAARHAIAALNLHRSEAGTHPVDFGLALHIGEVMFGNIGASDRLDFTIIGPAVNYAARLEKLCTVTGHPVVLSSAIAALFPANDLTSLGRHALKGIDEPQEVFALNVAAEGCG